The following coding sequences are from one Streptomyces angustmyceticus window:
- a CDS encoding type I polyketide synthase yields the protein MSNDMHGSTAEMRPTHETEQIAVIGMGCRLPGDTDSPAALWRLLVEERDAVGELPAERRRLVPEDSPGSPGPGSRAPTPRQGGFLREVAGFDAAFFGVSGREADVLDPQHRLLLEVTWEALEHAGLPPDRMNGTPTAVFAGISYSDYMDRLAGQPQELEGSILTNGHCVAAGRISYLLGLQGPCVALDTACSSSLVAVHMARRALTAGECDLALAGGVTLSFQPRITRSFARMGMLSAGGRCRTFDAGADGFVRGEGCGVVVLKRLSDAVRDGDRVLAVLRGSATNQDGSSEGLAAPSVTAQAALYQEALAEAGVDPRDVGMVEAHGTGTPVGDPIEFASLAEVYGNGPGRCALTSVKTNVGHLEPAAGITGLIKSVLCLQRGTIPANLHFQRWNPAISAAGTRFFVPTELSSWPLRTPTRLAAVSSFGFSGTNAHVLLEQAPERPAARHRDTGRPPRGTSEVFLVPAGSPDVLPAAAGRLADWMEGDGANVPLRDLAHTLALRRCAGHGRLGVVASGRRELLAALRSFASGQRHPAVVTGAVGAAVERQPVWVFSGQGSQWPGMGRGLLATEPAFLDALTEVDELIRAQSEVAVLDVVRRGQPVHGCGTVQPVLFALQIALAATWRSYGVEPAAVIGHSMGEVAAAVVAGALTLADGVRVICRRSGLLSDLAGSGSMLSVGLDAETVRAELADSAADTVSVAVLSAPDSTVVAGRTTEVSRLAAAWEARKVPVFPIAVDVASHCPLVDPVLPALRSALAGLDPRSPKVPFYSTVVEPGETPAFDADYWCDNLRRPVRFAEAVAAAAADRHVVYTEVSPHPVVTHSVERSLAGLVAEPVVLPTLRREEDEQATFRTQLAALHCAAVPVDWRRLYGEGSLVDAPTVTFDRRHHWADAVAPPEPAPEAPRAQLPGHHTEFPGEPARHCWRADAGTDALPWLADHRVHGNAVLPGAAHCGLALAAACEVFGAAPHEVEVTDVHFTQLLRLGADTEISTAVTMTAPDRAHCEILARNEQGDWEVQADAVLHRLSVRPDLRPRSVDAMSQRHPLPLDPAALYESLRRRGLEHGPAFTGVLDLHAGRHNDSFWARVAVPPRASTPPPGLPVHPVLLDLCAQLAVAPLVNEDDPALVLPVGMQAVRVLADPTTAVYCHAHVSEITPEAIVANVRLLDDSGAVVLLVNGLRFARRAKRDTPEVDDWLLDIAWRSAPRAAPDGGRAPGSWVVVGEADGSAQALAAALRSRCARTVVWDRPLDDTSLGGFRDALTGRLAATLETPRAVVLVCGRAQGGEPTVQSLWRTRRLLGAVQAIAATSSSPRLYVVTRGARGVLPSDEVDLGQTAVRGLLRVAALEHPEIRPVLVDADPHDADPEEVALELLADADDDEVALRAGGRHVARLAHAAPGDGQDRAATPCTVRHGEDGFRLRASRLGDLSSLEYAATGRRAPGPGEVEVRVTAAGLNFRDVLTAMGLLPGDLDVRYRIGFECSGVVSAVGAGVERPQAGDEVIAVDLRGGAFGSYLTLPADAVAPIPFGIEPVAAAGLPIAFLTAWYALRSVARLSAGERVLIHSATGGTGLAAIAVARMLGAEVLATAGSEDKRRFLRSMGIRHVMDSRTLEFGERTREATNGEGVDVVLNSLSGAAIRTGLETLRPFGRFVELGVRDIMADAPLGMLPLRHNVTLSTVDLIELHRNRPDTFATVWKEVLGAFEEGRLKPLHCTEFPLAEATTAFRTMAAADHIGKLVLTVPGEGEAPAVLPEMDMPVEEGGAYIVTGGLRGLGLATAKWLAAHGAGHVVLNGRSAPEPDVAQTLATVIGRTAKVSVVLGDIADPDVSRRLVSTAVGDGFRLRGVVHCAMVLDDAVITNVRDDQLERVWLPKVVGAWHLHHATRDHPLDWFAAFSSMASLLGNPGQGAYAAANSWLDGFAAWRSGQGLPTVAVNWGPWGEIGVATDFSRRGYRTIPTDHGLAALRTLLARRKVQTGVLPGPPDTWIPSAGRHLPFFSGVSGQAPPEATAPPEEESDDMRARLAALPPGLARRAALEEHLAGHVRDVLRLGESALDPQTPLKSLGFDSLLTMELRVRIDRSFGISLPRNFVWDHPTLAALAAGIAEHLGLELTAN from the coding sequence ATGAGCAACGACATGCACGGCTCGACAGCCGAGATGCGACCCACCCACGAGACAGAGCAGATCGCCGTGATCGGCATGGGCTGCCGGCTGCCCGGCGACACCGACTCGCCCGCGGCCCTGTGGCGGCTGCTGGTCGAGGAGCGGGACGCGGTGGGCGAACTGCCCGCGGAGCGCCGCCGCCTCGTCCCGGAGGACTCCCCCGGCTCCCCGGGGCCGGGGAGCCGGGCGCCGACCCCCCGCCAGGGCGGATTCCTGCGCGAGGTCGCCGGGTTCGACGCCGCCTTCTTCGGCGTCTCGGGCCGGGAGGCCGACGTCCTCGACCCCCAGCACCGCCTGCTGCTGGAAGTCACCTGGGAGGCCCTGGAACACGCCGGCCTGCCACCGGACCGGATGAACGGCACCCCGACGGCCGTCTTCGCCGGCATCAGTTACAGCGACTACATGGACCGGCTGGCCGGGCAGCCCCAGGAGCTGGAGGGGTCGATCCTGACCAACGGCCACTGTGTGGCCGCCGGCCGGATCTCCTACCTGCTCGGACTGCAGGGCCCGTGCGTGGCGCTGGACACCGCCTGCTCCTCCTCGCTGGTGGCCGTGCACATGGCACGCCGGGCGCTGACCGCGGGGGAGTGCGACCTCGCACTCGCCGGCGGCGTCACCCTCAGCTTCCAGCCGCGCATCACCCGCTCCTTCGCCAGGATGGGCATGCTGTCGGCCGGCGGGCGCTGCCGGACCTTCGACGCCGGGGCGGACGGTTTCGTCCGCGGCGAGGGCTGCGGCGTCGTGGTGCTGAAACGTCTCTCCGACGCCGTACGGGACGGTGACCGGGTCCTCGCGGTGCTGCGCGGCTCGGCCACCAACCAGGACGGCTCGTCCGAAGGGCTGGCCGCCCCGTCGGTGACCGCCCAGGCGGCCCTCTACCAGGAGGCGCTGGCCGAGGCCGGCGTCGACCCGCGGGACGTGGGCATGGTCGAGGCCCACGGCACCGGCACCCCGGTGGGCGACCCGATCGAGTTCGCCAGCCTCGCCGAGGTCTACGGCAACGGACCGGGCCGCTGCGCCCTCACGTCCGTGAAGACCAACGTCGGGCACCTCGAACCGGCCGCCGGCATCACCGGGCTGATCAAGAGCGTGCTGTGCCTGCAACGCGGCACCATCCCCGCCAACCTGCACTTCCAGCGCTGGAACCCGGCCATCTCCGCGGCCGGCACCCGCTTCTTCGTCCCCACGGAGCTGTCCTCCTGGCCGCTGCGCACGCCCACCCGGCTGGCCGCGGTGTCCTCCTTCGGCTTCTCGGGGACCAACGCCCACGTCCTGCTGGAACAGGCCCCGGAACGCCCGGCCGCCCGGCACCGGGACACCGGCCGGCCGCCCCGGGGGACCTCCGAGGTCTTCCTCGTGCCGGCCGGCTCGCCCGACGTGCTGCCCGCCGCGGCCGGCCGGCTCGCGGACTGGATGGAGGGCGACGGCGCGAACGTGCCGCTGCGCGACCTCGCGCACACCCTCGCCCTCCGCCGCTGCGCCGGCCACGGGCGGCTCGGCGTGGTGGCCTCCGGCCGCCGCGAACTCCTCGCCGCCCTGCGGTCCTTCGCGTCCGGACAGCGGCACCCGGCGGTCGTGACCGGCGCCGTGGGCGCCGCCGTGGAGCGGCAGCCCGTCTGGGTGTTCTCCGGCCAGGGCTCCCAGTGGCCCGGCATGGGGCGCGGGCTGCTCGCGACCGAGCCGGCCTTCCTCGACGCGCTGACCGAGGTCGACGAACTCATCCGGGCCCAGAGCGAGGTCGCGGTCCTCGACGTGGTGCGGCGCGGTCAGCCGGTCCACGGCTGCGGCACCGTGCAGCCGGTCCTGTTCGCGCTGCAGATCGCCCTCGCCGCCACCTGGCGCTCGTACGGCGTCGAACCCGCCGCGGTCATCGGGCACTCGATGGGCGAGGTCGCGGCGGCGGTGGTGGCCGGGGCGCTGACGCTGGCCGACGGGGTCCGGGTGATCTGCCGGCGCTCCGGGCTGCTGAGTGACCTCGCGGGCTCCGGCAGCATGCTGAGCGTCGGCCTGGACGCCGAGACGGTGCGGGCGGAACTCGCGGACAGCGCGGCCGACACCGTGTCGGTCGCCGTCCTGTCCGCGCCCGACTCCACCGTCGTGGCCGGGCGGACCACGGAGGTGAGCCGGCTGGCCGCCGCCTGGGAGGCCCGGAAGGTCCCGGTCTTCCCGATCGCCGTGGACGTCGCCTCGCACTGCCCGCTGGTGGACCCGGTGTTGCCGGCCCTGCGCTCGGCCCTGGCCGGTCTGGATCCGCGCTCGCCCAAGGTGCCGTTCTACTCGACGGTCGTCGAGCCCGGTGAGACGCCGGCCTTCGACGCCGACTACTGGTGCGACAACCTGCGCCGCCCGGTGCGCTTCGCCGAGGCGGTGGCGGCCGCGGCCGCCGACCGGCACGTGGTCTACACCGAGGTCTCGCCGCACCCCGTGGTCACCCACTCCGTCGAGCGGAGCCTGGCCGGACTCGTCGCCGAGCCGGTCGTGCTGCCCACGCTGCGCCGCGAGGAGGACGAGCAGGCCACCTTCCGCACCCAGCTCGCCGCGCTGCACTGCGCCGCCGTGCCGGTGGACTGGCGGCGCCTGTACGGCGAGGGCAGCCTCGTGGACGCCCCCACCGTCACCTTCGACCGCCGCCACCACTGGGCCGACGCCGTCGCCCCGCCCGAGCCGGCCCCCGAGGCCCCCCGGGCCCAGCTGCCCGGCCACCACACCGAGTTCCCCGGCGAGCCCGCGCGGCACTGCTGGCGCGCCGACGCCGGCACCGACGCGCTGCCCTGGCTCGCCGACCACCGGGTGCACGGCAACGCGGTCCTCCCGGGCGCCGCGCACTGCGGGCTGGCGCTCGCCGCGGCCTGCGAGGTCTTCGGCGCGGCACCGCACGAAGTGGAGGTCACCGACGTCCACTTCACCCAGCTGCTGCGGCTCGGCGCGGACACCGAGATCTCCACCGCCGTCACGATGACCGCACCGGACCGGGCGCACTGCGAGATCCTCGCCCGCAACGAGCAGGGCGACTGGGAGGTGCAGGCCGACGCCGTGCTGCACCGGCTGAGCGTACGGCCCGACCTGCGGCCGAGATCCGTCGACGCGATGAGCCAGCGCCACCCGCTGCCGCTGGACCCGGCCGCGCTCTACGAGAGCCTGCGGCGGCGCGGCCTGGAGCACGGCCCGGCGTTCACCGGCGTCCTCGACCTGCACGCCGGCCGCCACAACGACAGCTTCTGGGCCAGGGTCGCGGTGCCGCCCCGGGCGAGCACCCCGCCACCGGGCCTGCCGGTCCACCCCGTCCTCCTCGACCTGTGCGCCCAGCTCGCCGTCGCGCCGCTGGTCAACGAGGACGACCCGGCGCTGGTGCTGCCGGTGGGCATGCAGGCGGTGCGCGTCCTGGCCGATCCCACGACCGCGGTGTACTGCCACGCGCACGTCAGCGAGATCACCCCGGAGGCCATCGTGGCCAATGTGCGCCTCCTGGACGACAGCGGCGCCGTGGTCCTCCTCGTCAACGGACTGCGCTTCGCCCGGCGGGCCAAGCGCGACACCCCGGAGGTCGACGACTGGCTCCTGGACATCGCCTGGCGGTCCGCGCCCCGCGCGGCGCCGGACGGCGGCCGGGCACCGGGCAGCTGGGTCGTCGTCGGCGAGGCGGACGGCTCGGCCCAGGCGCTGGCCGCCGCGCTGCGCTCCCGCTGCGCCCGCACCGTGGTCTGGGACCGTCCGCTGGACGACACCTCCCTCGGCGGGTTCCGCGACGCCCTCACCGGCCGCCTGGCCGCCACCCTCGAAACCCCGCGCGCGGTGGTGCTGGTGTGCGGACGGGCCCAGGGCGGGGAGCCGACCGTGCAGTCCCTGTGGCGCACCCGCCGGCTGCTCGGCGCCGTCCAGGCGATCGCCGCCACCTCCTCGTCCCCGCGCCTGTACGTCGTCACGCGGGGCGCCCGCGGGGTGCTGCCGTCCGACGAGGTCGACCTCGGGCAGACCGCGGTGCGCGGACTGCTGCGGGTCGCCGCGCTCGAACACCCCGAGATCCGGCCGGTGCTGGTGGACGCCGACCCGCACGACGCCGACCCCGAGGAGGTGGCCCTGGAGCTCCTGGCCGACGCGGACGACGACGAGGTCGCCCTGCGCGCGGGCGGCCGGCACGTCGCCCGTCTGGCACACGCCGCGCCCGGCGACGGGCAGGACCGGGCCGCCACCCCCTGCACGGTGCGCCACGGCGAGGACGGCTTCCGGCTGCGCGCGAGCCGGCTGGGCGACCTGTCGAGCCTGGAGTACGCCGCCACCGGCCGGCGGGCACCGGGGCCCGGCGAGGTCGAGGTGCGGGTCACCGCGGCCGGCCTGAACTTCCGCGACGTGCTCACCGCCATGGGCCTGCTCCCCGGCGACCTGGACGTCCGCTACCGGATCGGGTTCGAGTGCTCCGGTGTGGTCAGCGCGGTCGGCGCCGGGGTGGAACGGCCGCAGGCCGGGGACGAGGTGATCGCCGTCGATCTGCGCGGCGGGGCGTTCGGGTCGTACCTGACGCTCCCCGCCGACGCGGTCGCCCCCATCCCGTTCGGCATCGAACCGGTCGCCGCGGCCGGGCTGCCGATCGCCTTCCTGACCGCCTGGTACGCGCTGCGCTCGGTGGCCCGGCTGTCCGCCGGCGAGCGGGTGCTGATCCACTCCGCGACCGGCGGCACCGGGCTGGCGGCGATCGCGGTGGCCCGGATGCTGGGCGCCGAGGTGCTGGCCACGGCCGGCAGCGAGGACAAGCGCCGCTTCCTGCGGAGCATGGGCATCCGCCACGTCATGGACTCCCGCACGCTGGAGTTCGGCGAACGCACCCGCGAGGCGACGAACGGCGAGGGCGTCGACGTGGTCCTCAACTCGCTGTCCGGCGCGGCCATCCGCACCGGCCTGGAGACGCTGCGCCCCTTCGGCCGGTTCGTGGAGCTGGGGGTGCGCGACATCATGGCGGACGCCCCACTGGGGATGCTGCCGCTGCGGCACAACGTCACCCTGAGCACCGTCGACCTGATCGAGCTGCACCGCAACCGCCCCGACACCTTCGCCACGGTGTGGAAGGAGGTGCTCGGCGCGTTCGAGGAGGGGCGGCTCAAGCCCCTGCACTGCACCGAGTTCCCGCTCGCGGAGGCCACCACGGCCTTCCGCACCATGGCGGCCGCCGACCACATCGGCAAGCTGGTGCTGACCGTGCCCGGCGAGGGCGAAGCGCCCGCGGTGCTGCCCGAGATGGACATGCCGGTGGAGGAGGGCGGCGCCTACATCGTCACCGGCGGGCTGCGCGGACTCGGCCTGGCCACGGCGAAATGGCTCGCGGCACACGGCGCCGGGCATGTGGTGCTCAACGGCCGCAGCGCCCCGGAGCCCGACGTCGCGCAGACGCTCGCCACGGTGATCGGCAGGACCGCGAAGGTGTCGGTCGTCCTGGGCGACATCGCCGACCCGGACGTCTCCCGGCGGCTGGTGTCCACCGCGGTGGGCGACGGGTTCCGGCTCCGCGGCGTGGTGCACTGCGCCATGGTCCTGGACGACGCCGTGATCACCAATGTGCGGGACGACCAGCTGGAACGGGTCTGGCTGCCGAAGGTCGTCGGCGCCTGGCACCTCCACCACGCCACCCGGGACCATCCGCTGGACTGGTTCGCCGCGTTCTCCTCGATGGCCTCCCTGCTGGGCAACCCCGGCCAGGGCGCCTACGCGGCGGCGAACTCCTGGCTCGACGGGTTCGCGGCCTGGCGCTCCGGCCAGGGGCTGCCCACCGTCGCGGTCAACTGGGGCCCGTGGGGCGAGATCGGTGTCGCCACCGACTTCAGCCGCCGCGGATACCGCACCATCCCCACCGACCACGGCCTGGCGGCCCTGCGGACGCTGCTGGCCCGCCGGAAGGTGCAGACCGGGGTGCTCCCCGGCCCGCCGGACACCTGGATCCCGTCCGCCGGCCGGCATCTCCCGTTCTTCAGCGGGGTGTCGGGCCAGGCACCGCCGGAGGCGACCGCGCCGCCCGAGGAGGAGAGCGACGACATGCGCGCCCGGCTCGCCGCACTGCCGCCCGGCCTGGCCCGGAGGGCGGCGCTGGAGGAGCACCTGGCCGGACACGTCCGTGACGTGCTGCGGCTGGGGGAGAGCGCGCTCGACCCGCAGACGCCGCTGAAGTCCCTGGGCTTCGACTCCCTCCTGACGATGGAGCTGCGCGTCCGCATCGACCGCTCCTTCGGCATCTCCCTGCCGAGGAACTTCGTCTGGGACCACCCGACCCTGGCCGCGCTCGCCGCCGGCATCGCCGAGCACCTGGGCCTGGAACTGACGGCGAACTAG
- a CDS encoding ATP-binding protein gives MTFRLPAVRRAVPVCRNLARAWLDGQGIDDDDTRYPVLLVISELFTNAVQYSAGRRVTCRIWRSESLLHIEVHDRGGTASVPLMRSAGQSQEYGRGLALVAGSSSRWGRRTEDDDSCTVWAAIPLAAGVPHPMTP, from the coding sequence GTGACATTTCGTCTGCCGGCCGTACGGCGGGCGGTGCCGGTCTGCCGGAACCTGGCCCGCGCCTGGCTCGACGGACAGGGAATCGATGACGACGACACACGCTATCCGGTGTTGCTCGTCATATCGGAGCTTTTCACCAATGCCGTCCAGTATTCCGCGGGACGGCGTGTCACCTGCCGGATATGGCGGTCGGAGAGCCTGCTGCACATCGAGGTGCACGACCGCGGGGGCACCGCGTCCGTTCCCCTGATGCGCAGCGCCGGCCAGAGCCAGGAGTACGGTCGCGGCCTGGCGCTGGTCGCCGGTTCCTCCTCGCGGTGGGGCCGCAGGACCGAGGACGACGACAGCTGCACGGTGTGGGCGGCGATACCCCTGGCGGCCGGCGTGCCGCACCCCATGACGCCGTGA
- a CDS encoding transcriptional regulator, with translation MAARPLVARQTNQRLRSLIQEASLSNSALARQVNVLGEAQGLDLRYDKTSVSRWLGGQRPRGRVPAIIAEALSGRLGRTVSTEEIGMANGNSVTCGVGLHFAATVEDALEQVRELWHMDAESRGLLSRSAMTASALVEPSRDWLISSPDPQVARDGRSGPRVGTADVELVRATTQALAELDHRVGSGYVRPVVVSCLSSVLSGLMDGSYGETTGRQLFAAAARLTEFAGYTALDTGQAGLAQRYYIQALRLAQAADDRCYGGYVLAAGLSRLAVGAGCAREAVQLARAAQEGTRGRAPLAAQALFYAAEARGYAMLGDARMCKILADKATDAMAHAVPGDGPEWIAHFDRAYLADELAHCYRDLQQPRPAARRAEEALARHPRTRVRRRTLDLLLLACVLAQAGDVEEACRAGAQAVALLSRLRSALGERYLQNFRDELRPYAEAQPVREFDALVQESGVRVPR, from the coding sequence ATGGCCGCCCGACCACTCGTCGCGCGTCAGACCAACCAGCGACTGCGGTCCCTCATCCAGGAAGCCTCGCTGTCCAACTCCGCTCTGGCCCGCCAGGTGAACGTCCTGGGAGAGGCACAGGGTCTGGATCTGCGGTACGACAAGACGTCCGTGAGCCGGTGGCTGGGCGGTCAGCGGCCACGCGGCCGGGTGCCCGCCATCATCGCCGAGGCACTGAGCGGCAGGCTGGGCCGCACGGTCTCGACGGAAGAGATCGGCATGGCCAACGGCAACAGCGTGACCTGCGGGGTGGGGCTCCACTTCGCGGCGACCGTCGAGGACGCGCTGGAGCAGGTCCGTGAACTATGGCACATGGACGCCGAATCCCGGGGGCTTTTGTCCCGTTCCGCCATGACCGCCTCGGCGCTGGTGGAGCCCAGCAGGGACTGGCTGATCAGCTCCCCCGACCCGCAGGTGGCACGCGACGGGCGGTCGGGGCCGCGGGTGGGCACGGCCGACGTGGAGCTGGTCCGGGCGACCACCCAGGCGCTGGCCGAACTCGACCACCGGGTCGGCAGCGGATATGTGCGGCCGGTGGTGGTCTCGTGCCTGAGCAGCGTGCTGTCCGGGCTGATGGACGGGAGCTACGGCGAGACCACGGGGCGGCAACTGTTCGCCGCGGCGGCCCGGTTGACGGAGTTCGCCGGGTACACCGCCCTGGACACCGGGCAGGCGGGCCTGGCGCAGCGCTACTACATCCAGGCGCTGCGGCTCGCGCAGGCCGCCGACGACCGCTGCTACGGCGGCTATGTGCTGGCGGCCGGCCTGAGCCGTCTCGCCGTCGGCGCCGGCTGCGCCAGGGAGGCGGTGCAGCTGGCGCGGGCCGCCCAGGAGGGCACCCGGGGGCGGGCCCCGCTGGCGGCCCAGGCCCTGTTCTACGCGGCCGAGGCCCGCGGCTACGCCATGCTCGGGGACGCCCGGATGTGCAAAATACTGGCGGACAAGGCCACGGACGCGATGGCGCATGCCGTCCCGGGGGACGGCCCGGAGTGGATCGCGCACTTCGACCGCGCCTACCTGGCGGACGAACTGGCCCACTGCTACCGGGATCTCCAGCAGCCGCGTCCGGCCGCGCGCCGGGCCGAGGAAGCGCTCGCCCGGCATCCGCGGACCCGGGTGCGCCGCCGCACCCTCGATCTGCTGCTGCTCGCCTGCGTGCTGGCGCAGGCCGGCGACGTCGAGGAGGCGTGCCGGGCGGGGGCGCAGGCGGTGGCGTTGCTCAGCCGGCTGCGGTCGGCGCTCGGCGAGCGGTACCTGCAGAACTTCCGGGACGAGCTGCGGCCGTACGCGGAGGCCCAGCCGGTGCGCGAGTTCGACGCCCTGGTGCAGGAGAGCGGGGTGCGGGTGCCCCGGTGA
- a CDS encoding LysE family translocator — MDRLQAHAANGSRWHIQRERDGTVNTQQAGLNRDDQSQVAAWAWRAVAQAHQGAPAVAHLRPAPVRAPAAPPAPAPPHRAQRRGPERAGGPRLAGAAYLVFLGVQSLWAHRRGAPAGPGAPGEGAEPAPAAGRAFRQGLLSCLLNPKVGVFFVSVVPQFLPDGHAALATTLLFGAIDAAIAAGWLTLVTVFAARMLTWLRRPRVHTAMERTAAGVLVALGPGTAVETV, encoded by the coding sequence ATGGATCGCCTCCAAGCACATGCCGCCAACGGTTCACGTTGGCATATCCAGAGAGAACGGGATGGAACAGTCAATACCCAACAAGCGGGACTGAATCGCGATGACCAAAGTCAAGTAGCCGCCTGGGCGTGGCGCGCAGTAGCGCAGGCGCACCAAGGGGCTCCAGCCGTCGCCCACTTGCGCCCGGCACCCGTCCGCGCTCCCGCGGCCCCACCGGCGCCCGCCCCTCCGCACCGCGCACAACGGCGCGGCCCGGAGCGCGCGGGAGGGCCCCGCCTGGCCGGCGCCGCCTACCTGGTGTTCCTGGGCGTGCAGAGCCTGTGGGCCCACCGCCGCGGCGCACCGGCCGGGCCCGGGGCGCCCGGCGAGGGAGCGGAGCCGGCCCCGGCCGCCGGGCGGGCCTTCCGGCAGGGGCTGTTGAGCTGCCTGCTCAACCCCAAGGTGGGCGTCTTCTTCGTCTCGGTGGTCCCGCAGTTCCTCCCCGACGGCCACGCGGCGCTCGCCACGACCCTGCTCTTCGGGGCCATCGACGCCGCCATCGCCGCCGGGTGGCTGACGCTGGTCACGGTGTTCGCGGCCCGCATGCTGACCTGGCTGCGCCGCCCCCGCGTGCACACGGCGATGGAGCGCACCGCCGCCGGCGTCCTGGTGGCCCTGGGGCCGGGCACGGCCGTCGAGACGGTCTGA
- a CDS encoding class I SAM-dependent methyltransferase encodes MTTRTEDGSAGDVDYGAIGSGYASFRRPDARIARFIAGSLGDCRTVLNVGAGAGSYEAAVPAVTAVEPSESMRAQRPARLARAIDAVAEDLPFPDGAFDGAMTLFSVHQWSDAGAGLREMRRVTRGPVVLLTCDPALVRDFWLYRYAPEVLDTEARRYPPVGRLTAALGGTCTVRSVPIPLGCTDGFNEAYYGRPEMLLDPAARQACSAWSFVDDRVREHFDAALRQDLGSGAWDREFGHLRRQPAYEGALVIVRATP; translated from the coding sequence ATGACCACACGAACCGAGGACGGCAGCGCGGGCGACGTCGACTACGGCGCGATCGGCTCCGGGTACGCCTCCTTCCGCCGGCCGGACGCGCGCATCGCCCGGTTCATCGCCGGTTCCCTGGGCGACTGCCGCACGGTCCTCAACGTCGGCGCCGGCGCCGGGTCGTACGAGGCCGCGGTGCCCGCGGTGACGGCGGTCGAGCCCTCGGAGTCGATGCGCGCCCAGCGGCCGGCGCGGCTCGCGCGGGCGATCGACGCCGTCGCGGAGGACCTGCCGTTCCCCGACGGGGCGTTCGACGGGGCGATGACGCTCTTCAGCGTGCACCAGTGGTCCGACGCCGGGGCCGGGCTGCGCGAGATGCGCCGCGTGACCCGCGGGCCGGTCGTCCTGCTCACCTGCGATCCCGCCCTGGTACGGGACTTCTGGCTGTACCGGTACGCGCCCGAGGTCCTCGACACCGAGGCCCGCCGCTATCCGCCCGTCGGCCGGCTGACCGCCGCGCTGGGCGGCACCTGCACGGTCCGGTCCGTGCCCATCCCCCTCGGCTGCACGGACGGTTTCAACGAGGCGTACTACGGGCGCCCCGAGATGCTGCTCGATCCGGCGGCCCGTCAGGCGTGTTCGGCCTGGAGCTTCGTCGACGACCGCGTCCGCGAACACTTCGACGCGGCCTTGCGCCAGGATCTGGGGTCCGGCGCCTGGGACCGGGAGTTCGGCCATCTGCGCAGGCAGCCGGCGTACGAAGGGGCGCTCGTCATCGTTCGCGCGACGCCCTGA
- a CDS encoding M24 family metallopeptidase: MTDETPDADGTPKVPESRRAEGLIAAQEKAVALFAETERRGLVAPGRGEREVSDLIRDLANDMFGTTKHWHKRIIRSGPNTLRPYRDNPPDRVIGPDDIAFADFGPIFEEYEADFGRTYVFGDDPHKHRLKDDLPRIFDAGRAHFAAHPDLTGRELYAEVDRLATAAGWSIGIWHSGHLVGEFPHETNDGAKADSYITPENTSPLRRTDRAGRTSHWILELHLVDRARGFGGFYEQLLDLA, from the coding sequence GTGACAGACGAGACACCGGACGCGGACGGGACACCGAAGGTGCCGGAATCCCGGCGGGCCGAGGGGCTGATCGCGGCCCAGGAGAAGGCCGTCGCGCTGTTCGCCGAGACCGAGAGGCGCGGACTGGTGGCGCCCGGCCGGGGCGAGCGCGAGGTCAGCGACCTGATCCGCGACCTGGCCAACGACATGTTCGGCACCACCAAGCACTGGCACAAGCGGATCATCCGCTCCGGGCCCAACACCCTCCGGCCGTACCGGGACAACCCGCCGGACCGGGTCATCGGCCCCGACGACATCGCCTTCGCCGACTTCGGCCCGATCTTCGAGGAGTACGAGGCGGACTTCGGCCGCACCTACGTCTTCGGCGACGACCCGCACAAGCACCGCCTCAAGGACGACCTGCCGCGCATCTTCGACGCCGGCCGCGCCCACTTCGCCGCCCACCCGGACCTCACCGGCCGTGAGCTGTACGCCGAGGTGGACCGCCTCGCCACGGCCGCCGGCTGGAGCATCGGCATCTGGCACTCCGGCCACCTGGTCGGCGAGTTCCCCCACGAGACCAACGACGGCGCCAAGGCCGACTCCTACATCACCCCGGAGAACACCTCGCCCCTGCGCCGCACGGACCGCGCGGGCCGCACCTCCCACTGGATCCTCGAACTCCACCTCGTCGACCGCGCCCGGGGCTTCGGCGGCTTCTACGAACAACTCCTCGACCTCGCCTGA